In Thermodesulfovibrionia bacterium, the genomic window ATTTGTCCGGAATGCGCACATGAATGGCCACAAGATCCGAGCGCAGAGAGCGCTGATGATAAACTTGTTGTTCATGATGCCTATGGAAATCTACTTCAGGACGGTGACGCCGTTACAGTGATAAAAGACCTGAAGGTAAAGGGGTCTTCATCGGTAGTTAAGGTCGGCACCAAAGTAAAAAGCATCCGTCTCGTAGAAGGCGACCATGATATTGACTGCAAGATCGACGGCATTGGAGCGATGAAGCTGAAATCGGAATTTGTAAAAAAGGCATAGATTAACGCGACAGCCCTAACGAGCTACAGCCTGATCTCGTGCCTCCTCTCCCTCACGGCATACTGACATTAAACTCATAACTCCCGACCGCCGCCTTGTCAGCGATACCGGCCTTCCATAAAAGCTCGATCACCTTTGCCTTTGAAGTCTTGGGAACCATCACTATCAGCTTTGCCCCGAGTCCTGAAAGCTTCTTCC contains:
- a CDS encoding zinc ribbon domain-containing protein YjdM, whose amino-acid sequence is MSSLPKCPKCNSEYTYEDETLYICPECAHEWPQDPSAESADDKLVVHDAYGNLLQDGDAVTVIKDLKVKGSSSVVKVGTKVKSIRLVEGDHDIDCKIDGIGAMKLKSEFVKKA